One window from the genome of Kineococcus mangrovi encodes:
- a CDS encoding DNA translocase FtsK codes for MGFAHLVGGAARRVGTGARDLDPELRRDGAGFALLALAIVVAAREWWGLPGRAGAFVHTVVAGTFGEVALVLPVVLVGLSVHLLRHPDHTQTTTRAVVGSIALTLATAGLVHLATGAPSPTGPEGAGAVTDSGGMLGFLVAGPLTTALTAWVVVPILVLLGFFGVLVLTATPVHAIPSRAREAYERLTHHPHRPAPEERPSRGDLPASALARQRAARALEAGPGQDDAPPRRRGRKAQEAREAEEAAARVGDEAFEQAAITDAAVEGTGRRPRPGERRAVPSDVPSVREALAADGGPAAPVVDGASVPASKPADLAPPEATPLPPRIEQLTLAPDVTYTLPEAAALTPGTPPKERSAANDRVVEALSGVLDQFDIDARVTGFSRGPTVTRYEVELGPGTKVERVTQLSKNIAYAVASADVRILSPIPGKSAIGIEIPNSDRETVSLGDVLRSHAATSTEHPMVMGVGKDVEGGFVVANLAKMPHLLVAGATGAGKSSFVNSMITSILMRSTPDEVRMVLVDPKRVELTIYEGIPHLITPIITNPKKAAEALEWVVREMDVRYDDLAAFGFKHVDDFNKAVKAGKVTPPEGSQRVLHPYPYLLVIVDELADLMMVAPRDVEASIQRITQLARAAGIHLVLATQRPSVDVVTGLIKANVPSRLAFATSSLADSRVVLDQPGAEKLVGQGDALFLPMGASKPMRVQGAWVTESEIEAVVSHVKAQLRPVYREDVVAPTQKKQIDEEIGDDLDVLLQAAELVVTTQFGSTSMLQRKLRVGFAKAGRLMDLLESRGVVGPSEGSKARDVLVRPDDLPATLALMRGEEPPSAQEPAGEPEVVDGDGSEDAWELLDRR; via the coding sequence ATGGGTTTCGCGCACCTCGTCGGCGGGGCCGCCCGGCGCGTCGGGACCGGCGCCCGCGACCTCGACCCCGAGCTGCGCCGCGACGGCGCCGGCTTCGCCCTGCTGGCCCTGGCGATCGTCGTCGCCGCCCGCGAGTGGTGGGGCCTGCCCGGCCGCGCCGGCGCCTTCGTCCACACCGTCGTCGCCGGGACGTTCGGCGAGGTCGCCCTCGTGCTGCCCGTCGTGCTCGTGGGCCTGTCGGTGCACCTGCTGCGCCACCCCGACCACACCCAGACCACCACGCGCGCCGTCGTGGGCTCGATCGCCCTGACGCTGGCCACGGCCGGCCTCGTGCACCTGGCCACCGGCGCCCCGTCCCCGACCGGGCCCGAGGGCGCCGGTGCGGTCACCGACTCCGGCGGGATGCTCGGCTTCCTCGTGGCCGGTCCCCTGACGACGGCCCTGACGGCGTGGGTCGTCGTGCCGATCCTCGTGCTGCTCGGCTTCTTCGGCGTGCTCGTCCTCACCGCCACGCCGGTGCACGCCATCCCGTCCCGCGCGCGCGAGGCCTACGAGCGGCTGACCCACCACCCGCACCGGCCCGCGCCCGAGGAACGCCCCTCCCGGGGGGACCTGCCCGCCAGCGCCCTGGCCCGCCAGCGCGCGGCCCGCGCGCTGGAGGCCGGGCCGGGGCAGGACGACGCCCCGCCGCGCCGGCGCGGGCGCAAGGCCCAGGAGGCGCGCGAGGCGGAGGAGGCCGCCGCCCGCGTCGGGGACGAGGCCTTCGAGCAGGCCGCCATCACCGACGCCGCCGTCGAGGGGACCGGACGCCGGCCCCGCCCCGGCGAGCGCCGCGCCGTGCCCTCCGACGTCCCGTCCGTGCGCGAGGCGCTGGCCGCCGACGGCGGCCCCGCCGCGCCCGTCGTCGACGGGGCCTCCGTGCCCGCCAGCAAGCCCGCGGACCTCGCCCCGCCGGAGGCCACCCCGCTGCCGCCGCGCATCGAGCAGCTCACCCTCGCCCCGGACGTGACGTACACGCTGCCCGAGGCGGCGGCCCTGACGCCGGGGACCCCGCCGAAGGAGCGCAGCGCCGCCAACGACCGCGTCGTCGAGGCGTTGTCGGGGGTGCTGGACCAGTTCGACATCGACGCGCGCGTCACCGGCTTCTCCCGCGGCCCGACGGTCACGCGCTACGAGGTCGAGCTCGGTCCCGGGACGAAGGTCGAGCGCGTCACCCAGCTGTCCAAGAACATCGCCTACGCGGTGGCCAGCGCCGACGTGCGCATCCTGTCCCCGATCCCCGGCAAGTCCGCGATCGGCATCGAGATCCCCAACAGCGACCGCGAGACGGTCTCCCTCGGCGACGTCCTGCGCTCGCACGCGGCGACCTCGACCGAGCACCCGATGGTCATGGGGGTCGGCAAGGACGTCGAGGGCGGGTTCGTCGTGGCCAACCTGGCGAAGATGCCGCACCTGCTCGTCGCCGGGGCCACCGGCGCCGGGAAGTCGAGCTTCGTGAACTCGATGATCACCTCGATCCTCATGCGGTCCACGCCGGACGAGGTGCGCATGGTCCTGGTCGACCCCAAGCGCGTCGAGCTGACGATCTACGAGGGCATCCCGCACCTCATCACGCCGATCATCACGAACCCGAAGAAGGCCGCCGAGGCCCTGGAGTGGGTCGTGCGCGAGATGGACGTCCGCTACGACGACCTCGCCGCGTTCGGATTCAAGCACGTCGACGACTTCAACAAGGCGGTGAAGGCGGGCAAGGTCACGCCGCCGGAGGGCTCGCAGCGGGTGCTGCACCCCTACCCGTACCTGCTCGTGATCGTCGACGAGCTGGCCGACCTCATGATGGTCGCCCCCCGCGACGTCGAGGCGTCCATCCAGCGCATCACGCAGCTGGCGCGCGCCGCCGGGATCCACCTGGTCCTGGCGACCCAGCGCCCCTCGGTCGACGTCGTCACCGGGCTCATCAAGGCCAACGTCCCCTCCCGGCTGGCCTTCGCGACGAGCTCGCTCGCCGACTCCCGCGTGGTCCTGGACCAGCCCGGTGCCGAGAAGCTCGTCGGCCAGGGCGACGCGCTGTTCCTGCCGATGGGCGCCTCCAAGCCCATGCGCGTGCAGGGGGCCTGGGTCACCGAGAGCGAGATCGAGGCCGTCGTCTCGCACGTCAAGGCGCAGCTGCGCCCCGTGTACCGCGAGGACGTCGTCGCGCCGACGCAGAAGAAGCAGATCGACGAGGAGATCGGCGACGACCTCGACGTGCTGCTGCAGGCCGCCGAGCTCGTCGTCACGACGCAGTTCGGTTCCACGTCGATGCTGCAGCGCAAGCTGCGGGTCGGGTTCGCCAAGGCGGGCCGGCTCATGGACCTGCTGGAGTCGCGCGGCGTCGTGGGCCCGAGCGAGGGGTCCAAGGCCCGCGACGTGCTCGTGCGCCCCGACGACCTGCCCGCCACCCTCGCCCTCATGCGCGGTGAGGAACCGCCGAGCGCGCAGGAGCCCGCGGGCGAGCCCGAGGTCGTCGACGGGGACGGGTCCGAGGACGCCTGGGAGCTGCTCGACCGCCGCTGA
- a CDS encoding heparan-alpha-glucosaminide N-acetyltransferase domain-containing protein translates to MPPPTTATTTAPGRLVGVDLARAVAVAGMMAVHVLPGQEAPGAAGALYSLAHGRASGLFAVLAGLSLGLATRRDGHDRAAARTSVLVRGLLVALLGLLLVDAGGRVAVILPYYGVAFAVVLPFLWWPARRLAVLGVAWLALAPLLSFAVRRAAGLPSQYEQPTLGWLTRPGDLLETLALTGYYPVVGWAGYLVLGLAVSRVDLRASAGALRVLGVGAVLAAAAWLASGVLLGPGGGLAALRVVAGPSAGPDGTDFYGTVPTDSPWWLAVVAPHSGTPFDLLHTAGTALVVIGAACLLPAAVTRFLVPVAAVGAMPLTVYTGHVLALAGTDEQSLRLWGLHVVVALVGATAWRLVAGRGPLEVVVGQVASAAGSPLRRR, encoded by the coding sequence GTGCCCCCGCCCACCACCGCCACCACCACCGCCCCCGGCCGCCTGGTCGGGGTCGACCTGGCCCGGGCCGTCGCGGTCGCGGGGATGATGGCCGTGCACGTCCTGCCCGGGCAGGAGGCGCCCGGGGCCGCCGGCGCCCTGTACTCCCTCGCCCACGGCCGCGCCTCGGGCCTGTTCGCCGTCCTGGCCGGGCTCTCCCTGGGGCTGGCGACGCGCCGCGACGGGCACGACCGCGCCGCCGCCCGCACCTCCGTCCTCGTCCGGGGCCTGCTCGTGGCCCTCCTGGGCCTGCTGCTCGTGGACGCCGGCGGCCGGGTCGCGGTGATCCTGCCGTACTACGGCGTCGCCTTCGCCGTCGTGCTGCCGTTCCTGTGGTGGCCGGCGCGCCGCCTGGCGGTCCTGGGCGTGGCCTGGCTGGCCCTGGCTCCGCTGCTGTCCTTCGCGGTGCGCCGCGCGGCGGGCCTGCCGTCGCAGTACGAGCAGCCGACGCTGGGCTGGCTGACCCGCCCGGGCGACCTGCTGGAGACGCTGGCCCTCACCGGCTACTACCCGGTCGTCGGCTGGGCCGGGTACCTCGTGCTCGGGCTGGCGGTCTCACGGGTGGACCTGCGCGCGAGCGCCGGTGCGCTGCGCGTCCTCGGGGTGGGCGCGGTGCTGGCCGCGGCCGCGTGGCTGGCCAGCGGGGTGCTGCTGGGACCCGGTGGGGGGCTCGCCGCCCTGCGGGTCGTGGCCGGGCCGTCGGCCGGACCGGACGGCACCGACTTCTACGGCACCGTCCCCACGGACTCGCCGTGGTGGCTCGCGGTGGTCGCACCGCACTCGGGGACGCCGTTCGACCTCCTGCACACGGCCGGCACGGCGCTCGTGGTCATCGGTGCGGCGTGCCTGCTGCCCGCGGCGGTGACGCGCTTCCTCGTCCCGGTGGCCGCCGTGGGCGCCATGCCGCTGACGGTCTACACCGGGCACGTGCTGGCCCTGGCCGGCACGGACGAGCAGTCCCTGCGCCTGTGGGGTCTGCACGTGGTCGTCGCGCTGGTCGGGGCGACCGCCTGGCGCCTCGTCGCGGGTCGCGGGCCGCTGGAGGTCGTGGTGGGTCAGGTGGCGTCGGCGGCCGGTTCTCCCCTGCGGCGCCGCTGA
- a CDS encoding ribonuclease J has product MSHPHPELTSPPPLPKGALRVYGLGGLGEVGRNMTVLEHEGKLLVVDCGVLFPEDHQPGVDLILPDFGPIADRLDDIVALVLTHGHEDHIGAVPYLLKLRPDIPLLGSQLTLALIEAKLKEHRIKPYTLGVREGQKEQLGPFECEFIAVNHSIPDALAVAVRTSAGLVLHTGDFKMDQLPLDNRITDLNAFARLGDEGVDLFCVDSTNAEVPGFTAPERDIGPVLEQLFGRAEKRIIVASFASHVHRVQQVLNAADAHGRKVALVGRSMVRNMGIAADLGYLTVPKNLLIDLKQVDDLPEDRVVLMCTGSQGEPMAALSRMANRDHRIAIDAGDTVILASSLIPGNENSVYRVVNGLARLGATVVHQQSAKIHVSGHASAGELLYCYNVLKPRNVMPVHGEIRHLLANAELAVKTGVPRERVVIAEDGVVVDLVDGRASIVGAVPVGYVYVDGSSVGEITEADLKDRRILGEEGFISIFVAVDSVTGKVVSGPEFNARGFIGDGDDRFNAVRKRVENALNEASTGPVDTYQLQQIVRRTVGTWVSQTHRRRPMIVPVVVTA; this is encoded by the coding sequence ATGAGCCACCCCCACCCCGAACTGACGTCCCCGCCGCCGCTGCCGAAGGGCGCCCTGCGCGTCTACGGCCTCGGCGGCCTGGGCGAGGTCGGGCGCAACATGACCGTCCTGGAGCACGAGGGCAAGCTGCTCGTCGTCGACTGCGGCGTGCTGTTCCCCGAGGACCACCAGCCCGGTGTCGACCTCATCCTCCCCGACTTCGGCCCGATCGCCGACCGGCTCGACGACATCGTCGCGCTGGTCCTGACGCACGGGCACGAGGACCACATCGGGGCCGTCCCCTACCTGCTGAAGCTGCGCCCGGACATCCCCCTGCTCGGTTCCCAGCTGACGCTGGCGCTCATCGAGGCCAAGCTCAAGGAACACCGCATCAAGCCGTACACCCTCGGGGTGCGCGAGGGGCAGAAGGAGCAGCTCGGCCCCTTCGAGTGCGAGTTCATCGCGGTGAACCACTCCATCCCGGACGCCCTGGCCGTCGCGGTCCGCACGAGCGCGGGCCTGGTCCTGCACACGGGCGACTTCAAGATGGACCAGCTCCCGCTGGACAACCGCATCACCGACCTCAACGCCTTCGCCCGCCTCGGCGACGAGGGCGTGGACCTGTTCTGCGTCGACTCCACCAACGCCGAGGTCCCCGGGTTCACCGCGCCCGAGCGGGACATCGGCCCGGTCCTGGAGCAGCTGTTCGGCCGCGCCGAGAAGCGCATCATCGTCGCCTCCTTCGCCTCCCACGTGCACCGCGTGCAGCAGGTGCTCAACGCCGCGGACGCGCACGGGCGCAAGGTGGCCCTCGTCGGTCGTTCGATGGTCCGCAACATGGGCATCGCGGCCGACCTGGGGTACCTGACGGTGCCGAAGAACCTGCTCATCGACCTCAAGCAGGTCGACGACCTGCCCGAGGACCGCGTCGTGCTCATGTGCACCGGTTCGCAGGGCGAACCCATGGCGGCCCTGTCGCGCATGGCCAACCGCGACCACCGCATCGCGATCGACGCCGGCGACACGGTGATCCTCGCCAGTTCCCTCATCCCGGGGAACGAGAACTCGGTGTACCGCGTCGTCAACGGGCTGGCCCGGCTGGGCGCGACGGTCGTGCACCAGCAGAGCGCGAAGATCCACGTCTCCGGCCACGCCAGCGCCGGGGAGCTGCTCTACTGCTACAACGTGCTCAAACCCCGCAACGTCATGCCCGTGCACGGGGAGATCCGGCACCTGCTGGCCAACGCCGAGCTCGCCGTCAAGACGGGTGTCCCGCGCGAGCGCGTCGTCATCGCCGAGGACGGCGTCGTCGTCGACCTGGTCGACGGCCGGGCGAGCATCGTGGGGGCCGTCCCGGTCGGGTACGTCTACGTCGACGGGTCCAGCGTCGGGGAGATCACCGAGGCCGACCTCAAGGACCGGCGCATCCTCGGCGAGGAGGGGTTCATCTCCATCTTCGTCGCGGTGGACTCGGTGACCGGCAAGGTCGTCTCCGGGCCGGAGTTCAACGCCCGCGGGTTCATCGGCGACGGTGACGACCGGTTCAACGCCGTCCGCAAGCGCGTGGAGAACGCGCTCAACGAGGCGTCCACCGGCCCGGTCGACACCTACCAGCTGCAGCAGATCGTCCGGCGCACCGTGGGGACCTGGGTGTCCCAGACGCACCGCCGCCGGCCGATGATCGTCCCGGTCGTCGTCACCGCCTGA
- the dapA gene encoding 4-hydroxy-tetrahydrodipicolinate synthase, with protein sequence MPTATAAPPPRPFGTVLSAMVTPFRPDGSLDLAAAGALAEHLVATGHDGLVVSGTTGESPTTSDEEKDALLRTVLDAVGERVVVVAGVGTNDTRHTVDLARAAEKAGAHGLLVVTPYYNKPPQAALLAHFETVADATGLPVMLYDIPARAGVPIETETLLRAAEHDRVVAVKDAKSDLHATAQVLARTDLAYYSGEDALNLPLLALGGSGVVSVVSHVAGREHARMIAAVDAGDLVTARAVNTQLLPAVRGIMTRTQGAVAVKAALEATGVLAGRTVRQPLLAATAAEVDAIRADLVLAGLAPDA encoded by the coding sequence ATGCCGACCGCCACCGCAGCACCGCCTCCCCGTCCGTTCGGGACGGTGCTGAGCGCGATGGTCACCCCCTTCCGGCCCGACGGGTCCCTCGACCTCGCCGCGGCGGGCGCGCTCGCCGAGCACCTCGTCGCCACCGGCCACGACGGGCTGGTCGTGAGCGGGACGACGGGGGAGTCGCCGACCACCTCCGACGAGGAGAAGGACGCGCTGCTGCGCACCGTCCTGGACGCCGTGGGGGAGCGGGTCGTCGTCGTCGCCGGCGTCGGCACCAACGACACCCGGCACACGGTCGACCTGGCCCGCGCCGCCGAGAAGGCCGGCGCCCACGGCCTGCTCGTCGTCACGCCGTACTACAACAAGCCCCCGCAGGCCGCTCTCCTCGCGCACTTCGAGACGGTCGCCGACGCGACGGGGCTGCCCGTCATGCTCTACGACATCCCCGCCCGCGCGGGGGTGCCGATCGAGACCGAGACCCTCCTGCGGGCCGCCGAGCACGACCGGGTCGTGGCGGTCAAGGACGCCAAGAGCGACCTGCACGCCACCGCGCAGGTCCTGGCCCGCACCGACCTGGCGTACTACTCCGGCGAGGACGCCCTCAACCTGCCGCTGCTGGCCCTCGGCGGGTCCGGCGTCGTCTCCGTCGTGAGCCACGTCGCCGGCCGCGAGCACGCCCGCATGATCGCCGCGGTCGACGCCGGTGACCTCGTGACGGCGCGCGCCGTCAACACCCAGCTGCTGCCCGCCGTCCGCGGGATCATGACGCGCACCCAGGGTGCCGTCGCCGTCAAGGCCGCCCTCGAGGCGACCGGCGTCCTGGCCGGCCGCACCGTGCGTCAGCCCCTGCTGGCCGCGACCGCGGCGGAGGTCGACGCGATCCGCGCCGACCTGGTGCTGGCCGGTCTGGCCCCGGACGCCTGA
- a CDS encoding YdhK family protein, whose amino-acid sequence MHDRPLAKTAAGLLSVGVLLAGCATGDAEPAAAPTTSTNGTSADSEEHEGHEHHGGHGDHGGHEHHDHAPDGGPPPAGITEAAAATYPVGTEVLLRADHMPGMDGVTGTVVGAFDTTAYSVSYTPTTGGSPVEDHKWVVQEELRDAGPDRLPAGAEVVLDATHMSGMQGATATIDSSTDETTYMVDFEADGMAMVNHKWVVESEMEPAA is encoded by the coding sequence ATGCACGACCGCCCGTTGGCGAAGACAGCTGCCGGATTGCTCAGCGTGGGGGTGTTGCTGGCCGGGTGCGCCACCGGCGACGCCGAACCGGCCGCCGCCCCGACGACCTCCACGAACGGGACCAGCGCCGACTCCGAAGAGCACGAGGGACACGAGCACCACGGGGGGCACGGAGACCACGGGGGGCACGAGCACCACGACCACGCCCCCGACGGTGGTCCACCTCCCGCGGGCATCACCGAGGCGGCCGCTGCGACCTACCCGGTGGGAACCGAGGTCCTGCTGCGCGCTGACCACATGCCGGGGATGGACGGGGTCACCGGCACCGTGGTGGGGGCCTTCGACACCACCGCCTACTCCGTGAGCTACACGCCGACCACCGGAGGGTCACCGGTCGAAGACCACAAGTGGGTGGTCCAGGAGGAGCTGCGCGACGCCGGTCCCGACCGGCTCCCCGCTGGAGCCGAGGTGGTCTTGGACGCCACCCACATGAGCGGCATGCAGGGGGCCACGGCGACGATCGACAGCTCCACCGACGAGACGACCTACATGGTCGACTTCGAAGCCGACGGCATGGCGATGGTCAACCACAAGTGGGTCGTGGAGAGCGAGATGGAGCCCGCTGCCTGA
- a CDS encoding HAD-IA family hydrolase, with translation MEPLPATLPADGAAPERVLDRTFAAVLFDMDGTLVDSTAAIERSWTTWAIEHGVSGEALLRAHGHGRPAPEIVADLVGPEGYAVAAARITELEVTDVAGVVQLPGVAELLAGLTPRRWAVVTSCSAPLADARRRAAGLPDPDVLVTFDDVARGKPAPDCFLLGAQRLGVDPADCLVVEDAPAGLAAARAAGCATLAVRTTHPDGPLDADLVVPLLSQVRLDDGPDGVRVRLV, from the coding sequence GTGGAACCCCTCCCCGCGACCCTCCCCGCCGACGGCGCCGCCCCCGAGCGCGTCCTGGACCGCACCTTCGCCGCGGTGCTGTTCGACATGGACGGCACGCTGGTCGACTCCACGGCCGCCATCGAGCGGTCCTGGACGACGTGGGCGATCGAGCACGGCGTGAGCGGCGAGGCGCTGCTGCGCGCGCACGGGCACGGCCGCCCCGCACCCGAGATCGTGGCCGACCTCGTCGGCCCGGAGGGTTACGCGGTGGCCGCGGCGCGCATCACCGAGCTGGAGGTCACCGACGTCGCCGGCGTCGTGCAGCTGCCGGGGGTCGCGGAGCTGCTGGCCGGGTTGACCCCGCGGCGCTGGGCCGTCGTCACCTCCTGCTCGGCGCCGCTGGCCGACGCCCGCCGGCGCGCGGCGGGGTTGCCCGATCCCGACGTGCTCGTCACCTTCGACGACGTGGCCCGGGGCAAACCCGCCCCGGACTGCTTCCTCCTGGGGGCGCAGCGCCTGGGGGTCGACCCCGCCGACTGCCTCGTGGTGGAGGACGCCCCCGCCGGGCTGGCCGCGGCGCGGGCCGCCGGGTGCGCGACGCTGGCCGTGCGCACGACCCACCCCGACGGTCCCCTGGACGCCGACCTCGTCGTGCCGCTGCTGTCGCAGGTGCGCCTGGACGACGGCCCCGACGGGGTGCGGGTCCGGCTCGTCTGA
- a CDS encoding NADP-dependent oxidoreductase produces MSRVVRFERWGGPDVLRVVEVPARRPDPTEVRVTVRASGVTAGESAAREGALAELYPRAFPAATGSEFAGVVTDVGSRARRFAVGDEVLGWSPEQGGHADAVVVPESSLVRKPASVSWEVAGALYVAGVTAWTCVESTGVGDGDVVLVVGAASDVGTLVVQLARLCGAEVVGVAEPVHHDWLHAHGADAVTPADAGALARVVHERAGRVDVVVDTTGADVEHLAEALEVPASRCVATLPLEADLEFGPVAPRRAEVLAELVDLLAEDRLHVPIAGAFALDDVVEAFATAERPHRQGRIVLLP; encoded by the coding sequence GTGAGCAGAGTCGTCCGCTTCGAGCGGTGGGGCGGTCCCGACGTCCTGCGCGTCGTCGAGGTCCCCGCCCGCAGGCCCGACCCCACCGAGGTCCGCGTCACCGTCCGCGCCTCGGGCGTGACGGCGGGGGAGTCCGCCGCGCGCGAGGGCGCCCTGGCCGAGCTGTACCCGCGCGCCTTCCCGGCCGCCACCGGCTCGGAGTTCGCCGGGGTCGTCACCGACGTCGGGTCCCGCGCCCGCCGCTTCGCGGTCGGCGACGAGGTGCTCGGCTGGAGCCCGGAGCAGGGCGGGCACGCCGACGCCGTCGTCGTCCCGGAGAGCTCCCTCGTGCGCAAACCCGCCTCCGTCTCCTGGGAGGTCGCCGGTGCCCTCTACGTGGCCGGCGTGACGGCCTGGACGTGCGTGGAGTCCACCGGGGTCGGCGACGGCGACGTCGTGCTCGTCGTGGGGGCGGCCTCCGACGTCGGCACCCTCGTCGTCCAGCTCGCCCGGCTGTGCGGGGCCGAGGTCGTCGGCGTCGCCGAGCCGGTGCACCACGACTGGCTGCACGCGCACGGCGCGGACGCCGTCACCCCCGCCGACGCCGGTGCGCTGGCCCGCGTCGTGCACGAGCGCGCCGGACGCGTCGACGTCGTGGTGGACACCACCGGCGCCGACGTCGAGCACCTCGCCGAGGCCCTCGAGGTCCCCGCCTCCCGATGCGTGGCCACGCTGCCGCTGGAGGCCGACCTGGAGTTCGGGCCGGTCGCCCCCCGGCGCGCCGAGGTGCTGGCCGAGCTCGTCGACCTCCTCGCCGAGGACCGGCTGCACGTGCCCATCGCGGGCGCGTTCGCCCTCGACGACGTCGTCGAGGCGTTCGCGACGGCCGAACGCCCGCACCGGCAGGGGCGCATCGTCCTGCTGCCCTGA
- a CDS encoding putative bifunctional diguanylate cyclase/phosphodiesterase: MTRRTVRPRASAAPGTSGSCTRAVVPLVAVVLLALAAALLCPGQAVAVLRTGAGALVLALLHERVRRVEAERDVWRWFRTAVLVATAGSALDLAAGVPLALTGAGLAGCALLYRGLIVWNRTSTRTADPGDWLNGISAIFAVVAVADLVLAATGRPLPAVVGVQPVLVGAAALFVVLGTTLTVAVMAALLTDLRPWVLSAGTGAALAGLVLEGTGRPGWAVPGAAALVLSVGISSQLPVRPTRPQPATTQSLTVGAFVVLAAGVAVLAGATRLPPQATTPAVLWAAAAVVGVSFRVVHLIGDLSSLAVRQQEALTDELTGLANRRAFDRALAAPSPGRALLVLDVDRFKEVNDRYGHHTGDRLLASVAQRLTGTVPDGALLCRLGGDEFAVLVPDPDEGTALALAGELLAAAGADERRTGVSIGVATDGATGGAAGDGAELFRRADTAMYQAKAARSGVRLYDAVLDAAARRRAGLADDLHALWREGSADGTVDQLEVFYQPQVALADGRVRGVEALVRWRHPVLGLLPPAAFLDVVEDEGLTGPLTVHVLRTAARDAGRWRAGGWPELSVSVNLSGDHLSDPALLPLLQDVLAGGLDAAAVVLEVTETALVQEADAGLDLCHALRRLGFGLSIDDYGTGYSSLAHLSDLPATELKVDRSFTQRLLTDGGVRAIVAATVGLAHELGLRVVAEGAEDLPTVDALRLLGCDDVQGFVHARPMPVGDLGPWLVAHHRAPSAAQG; the protein is encoded by the coding sequence ATGACCCGTCGCACCGTCCGACCCCGCGCGAGCGCCGCACCCGGCACGTCGGGGTCCTGCACCCGCGCGGTGGTGCCGCTCGTCGCGGTCGTGCTCCTGGCCCTCGCCGCGGCCCTGCTGTGCCCGGGCCAGGCGGTGGCCGTGCTGCGCACCGGGGCCGGCGCCCTGGTCCTGGCGCTGCTGCACGAGCGCGTGCGCCGGGTGGAGGCCGAACGGGACGTGTGGCGGTGGTTCCGCACCGCGGTGCTCGTCGCGACCGCCGGGTCCGCGCTCGACCTCGCGGCCGGCGTCCCGCTCGCCCTGACCGGGGCCGGTCTCGCGGGCTGCGCCCTGTTGTACCGCGGCCTCATCGTGTGGAACCGGACGAGCACCCGCACGGCCGACCCGGGCGACTGGCTCAACGGGATCAGCGCCATCTTCGCCGTCGTCGCCGTGGCCGACCTGGTCCTGGCGGCCACGGGCCGGCCGCTGCCGGCGGTGGTCGGGGTGCAGCCGGTGCTCGTCGGCGCCGCCGCCCTGTTCGTCGTGCTCGGCACGACGCTGACGGTGGCGGTCATGGCGGCGCTGCTGACCGACCTGCGGCCCTGGGTCCTCAGCGCCGGGACGGGCGCGGCGCTGGCCGGGCTGGTGCTGGAGGGGACCGGCCGGCCCGGGTGGGCGGTGCCCGGGGCCGCGGCCCTGGTGCTCAGCGTCGGGATCTCCTCGCAGCTGCCCGTGCGCCCGACCCGGCCCCAACCCGCCACGACGCAGTCGCTGACGGTGGGCGCCTTCGTCGTGCTGGCCGCCGGGGTCGCGGTGCTCGCCGGGGCCACCCGCCTGCCGCCGCAGGCGACGACGCCCGCCGTGCTCTGGGCCGCGGCCGCCGTCGTCGGCGTCAGCTTCCGCGTCGTGCACCTCATCGGCGACCTGTCCTCCCTCGCCGTCCGGCAGCAGGAGGCCCTCACCGACGAGCTGACGGGGCTGGCCAACCGGCGCGCCTTCGACCGCGCCCTCGCCGCACCGTCCCCGGGGCGGGCGCTGCTGGTGCTCGACGTCGACCGCTTCAAGGAGGTCAACGACCGCTACGGCCACCACACCGGGGACCGGCTGCTGGCCTCGGTGGCGCAGCGGCTGACCGGGACCGTCCCGGACGGTGCGCTCCTGTGCCGCCTCGGCGGGGACGAGTTCGCCGTCCTCGTGCCCGACCCCGACGAGGGGACCGCCCTGGCCCTGGCCGGCGAGCTGCTGGCCGCGGCGGGGGCGGACGAGCGGCGGACCGGCGTGAGCATCGGCGTGGCGACCGACGGGGCGACCGGCGGGGCGGCGGGGGACGGTGCGGAGCTCTTCCGGCGCGCCGACACCGCCATGTACCAGGCCAAGGCGGCCCGCTCCGGCGTCCGGCTCTACGACGCCGTCCTCGACGCGGCCGCCCGCCGGCGGGCGGGCCTGGCGGACGACCTGCACGCGCTGTGGCGCGAGGGCTCGGCCGACGGCACGGTCGACCAGCTCGAGGTCTTCTACCAGCCCCAGGTCGCGCTCGCCGACGGCCGCGTGCGCGGGGTGGAGGCGCTCGTGCGCTGGCGGCACCCCGTGCTCGGGTTGCTGCCCCCCGCGGCCTTCCTGGACGTGGTGGAGGACGAGGGCCTCACCGGTCCGCTCACCGTGCACGTCCTGCGGACGGCCGCGCGCGACGCCGGCCGGTGGCGCGCGGGCGGGTGGCCGGAGCTGTCGGTGTCGGTGAACCTGTCCGGTGACCACCTGTCCGACCCGGCGCTGCTGCCCCTGCTGCAGGACGTCCTGGCCGGCGGCCTGGACGCGGCGGCCGTCGTCCTGGAGGTCACCGAGACCGCGCTCGTGCAGGAGGCCGACGCCGGGCTCGACCTGTGCCACGCCCTGCGCCGCCTCGGGTTCGGGTTGAGCATCGACGACTACGGGACGGGGTACTCCTCGCTGGCCCACCTCAGCGACCTGCCCGCCACCGAGCTGAAGGTGGACCGGTCCTTCACGCAGCGGCTGCTGACCGACGGCGGGGTGCGCGCCATCGTGGCCGCCACCGTCGGCCTGGCGCACGAGCTCGGGCTGCGGGTCGTGGCCGAGGGCGCCGAGGACCTGCCGACGGTGGACGCGTTGCGCCTCCTGGGCTGCGACGACGTCCAGGGGTTCGTGCACGCCCGCCCCATGCCGGTCGGCGACCTCGGTCCCTGGCTCGTCGCGCACCACCGCGCCCCGTCGGCGGCGCAGGGCTGA